A genome region from Marinobacter panjinensis includes the following:
- a CDS encoding NAD-dependent succinate-semialdehyde dehydrogenase yields the protein MSTVTTINPATEKAIQTYDIMTEEQAKERLDACHAAFLEWRELSHQQRAPYLKKIGQTLRDNADELAALMTNETGKLLKDGRVEVELCAALFDYAAENGPDALADEERVQGLNGKRGVVSYQPIGVIYSIQPWNFPIYQPVRVLAANLMAGNGCVLKHASICTGSGLRLRELCIEAGLPEDLFQVIVIDHGTSDNLIAHPKVRGVTLTGSDGAGRHVGAVAAQALKKTVLELGSNDAYLVLEDADIETAVKFSVMGRLYNNGETCISAKRFIVTDKVYDAFVDAFVAQMKDIVMGDPTDKDSQLGPLSSQDQFDTVKGQVDASVAKGAKILCGGEVPDRTGAYYPATVLADLSPGMPAYDDEIFGPVASIIRARDDEDAMRLANESRYGLGGGIFSKDEERALKLARDYFDTGMIRINSFGAADPNMPFGGVKNSGYGREHGGFGMKEFVNVKSIFLP from the coding sequence ATGTCGACAGTTACCACCATTAATCCCGCGACTGAAAAAGCAATTCAGACCTACGACATCATGACCGAAGAGCAGGCGAAGGAGCGGCTCGATGCCTGCCATGCGGCGTTTCTGGAATGGCGCGAACTGAGTCATCAGCAACGTGCCCCATATCTCAAGAAGATCGGGCAAACATTGCGCGATAATGCTGATGAGTTGGCCGCCTTGATGACCAACGAAACCGGCAAGCTCCTGAAGGACGGTCGGGTTGAAGTCGAACTCTGTGCGGCACTCTTTGACTACGCCGCTGAAAACGGACCCGATGCGCTGGCCGATGAGGAGCGTGTGCAGGGGCTCAATGGCAAGCGCGGCGTTGTCAGCTACCAGCCCATTGGCGTCATCTATTCAATCCAGCCCTGGAACTTCCCCATCTACCAGCCAGTTCGCGTGCTGGCCGCCAACTTGATGGCAGGCAACGGCTGTGTTCTGAAACATGCCAGCATCTGCACAGGGTCCGGCTTGCGCCTGCGGGAATTATGCATTGAGGCCGGCCTTCCCGAGGACCTGTTTCAGGTCATAGTGATCGACCATGGCACCAGCGATAATCTGATCGCTCACCCCAAGGTCCGAGGTGTCACGCTGACCGGCAGCGACGGGGCCGGGCGACACGTCGGAGCTGTGGCCGCCCAAGCACTGAAAAAGACCGTGCTGGAACTGGGGTCAAACGATGCCTACCTGGTCCTGGAAGATGCGGACATCGAGACAGCAGTGAAATTTTCGGTCATGGGGCGGCTCTACAACAACGGAGAAACCTGCATTTCCGCCAAGCGGTTCATTGTGACCGACAAGGTCTATGACGCCTTTGTTGATGCCTTCGTGGCTCAAATGAAAGATATCGTCATGGGCGATCCCACGGATAAGGATAGCCAACTAGGCCCGCTTTCAAGCCAGGACCAGTTTGACACGGTCAAAGGACAGGTGGATGCCAGCGTCGCCAAGGGTGCAAAAATCCTCTGCGGTGGCGAAGTGCCTGACCGCACGGGTGCCTATTATCCTGCCACGGTGCTGGCCGATCTCTCGCCCGGAATGCCCGCCTACGACGATGAAATCTTCGGGCCTGTTGCGTCGATCATCCGTGCCAGGGATGACGAAGACGCCATGAGGCTGGCCAATGAAAGCCGTTATGGACTGGGCGGTGGGATCTTTTCAAAGGACGAGGAGCGTGCCCTCAAGCTGGCCCGCGATTACTTCGATACGGGCATGATCCGCATCAATTCGTTCGGGGCCGCCGATCCGAATATGCCCTTTGGCGGGGTCAAGAATTCCGGATACGGACGTGAACACGGCGGCTTCGGCATGAAGGAATTCGTCAACGTAAAGTCGATTTTCCTTCCGTGA
- a CDS encoding amino acid ABC transporter substrate-binding protein — MKTLFINTLLIISLLASAPLLAQDDPLRVGMSGQYFPFTFVEQDELKGFDVDVMNAIGKEMGRDIQYETANFSGLFGMLESGRIDTVANQITITEERQKAYIFSEPYVYDGAQVVTKKGNTEVQSVEDLKGKTVAVNLGSNFEALLRELPYADQIDIKTYESNLERDTALGRVDAFVMDRVSASQIIKEKPLPLELAGPTFSQITNAYPFRDNEAGRAMRDEVNKALAALRDDGTLASISEKWFGTDITQP; from the coding sequence ATGAAAACTCTATTTATCAACACGTTACTGATTATTTCCCTGCTCGCAAGCGCTCCTTTGCTTGCACAGGACGATCCATTAAGGGTCGGAATGTCCGGCCAGTACTTCCCGTTTACCTTTGTAGAGCAGGATGAGCTCAAGGGCTTCGACGTCGATGTCATGAATGCCATCGGTAAGGAGATGGGACGTGACATCCAGTACGAAACCGCCAACTTCTCGGGCCTGTTTGGCATGCTGGAATCCGGACGCATCGACACCGTGGCCAACCAGATCACCATCACCGAAGAGCGGCAGAAGGCGTATATTTTCAGCGAACCCTACGTCTATGACGGTGCCCAGGTGGTGACGAAAAAAGGCAACACTGAAGTCCAGAGTGTGGAAGACCTCAAGGGGAAAACCGTTGCCGTAAACCTGGGCTCCAACTTCGAAGCACTGCTGCGTGAGCTGCCCTACGCGGACCAGATCGATATCAAGACCTATGAGAGTAATCTGGAACGGGACACCGCCCTGGGCCGCGTCGATGCATTCGTGATGGACCGGGTCAGCGCCAGCCAGATCATCAAGGAGAAGCCGCTGCCACTGGAGCTGGCCGGCCCCACCTTCTCGCAAATCACTAATGCCTATCCCTTCCGCGACAACGAAGCAGGACGGGCCATGCGGGATGAGGTCAACAAGGCCCTGGCGGCCCTGCGTGACGACGGCACCCTGGCGTCCATTTCCGAGAAATGGTTCGGCACGGACATCACCCAGCCCTGA
- a CDS encoding amino acid ABC transporter permease, which yields MDVLNVEYMLGLVPVLLSYLPLTLQLAGIGMVLALILACLFAVIRVLRIPVLNQLTIVFISFFRGTPLLVQLFLFYYGLPQLVSALTVIDGVTATIMGLTMHFSAYMAESIRAAIVGVDRSQTEAALSIGMTNGQMMRRIVLPQATRVALPTLMNYFIDMIKATSLAFTLGVTELMGATQKEAAGSFLYFEAFIVAAIMYWIVVELLSKLQNYLEIRLNKAYSR from the coding sequence ATGGACGTGTTGAACGTCGAGTACATGCTCGGGCTGGTACCTGTCCTGCTCAGTTACCTGCCCCTAACCCTGCAACTGGCCGGTATCGGGATGGTACTCGCGCTGATTCTGGCCTGCCTGTTTGCCGTCATCCGGGTGCTTCGCATTCCGGTGCTCAATCAACTGACCATCGTGTTCATCTCCTTCTTCAGGGGCACACCGCTATTGGTGCAACTGTTCCTGTTCTATTACGGACTGCCCCAACTAGTCAGTGCATTGACAGTCATAGACGGAGTCACAGCGACCATCATGGGCCTGACCATGCACTTTTCCGCCTACATGGCTGAATCAATCCGTGCCGCCATCGTTGGTGTTGACCGCAGCCAGACAGAGGCGGCGCTGTCGATCGGCATGACCAACGGCCAGATGATGCGGCGGATCGTCCTGCCCCAGGCAACCCGGGTAGCATTGCCGACTTTGATGAACTACTTCATCGACATGATCAAGGCAACCTCTCTCGCATTCACCCTGGGTGTCACTGAACTGATGGGCGCTACCCAGAAAGAGGCGGCCGGCAGCTTCCTGTACTTCGAGGCGTTCATTGTGGCTGCCATCATGTACTGGATAGTGGTTGAACTGCTTTCCAAGCTTCAGAACTACCTGGAAATCCGCTTGAACAAGGCCTATAGCCGATGA
- a CDS encoding amino acid ABC transporter ATP-binding protein, translated as MIKLDSLSKHFGKTVVLDGIDLTIEKGEIVVIIGPSGTGKSTLLRCINFLEQPTAGTMTVGDLTVDVKKASRAEILSMRRRTAFVFQNYALFANKTALQNIAERLLVVDKWPKEKAYRRAREILDQIGLGEKADAYPASMSGGQQQRVGIGRAMAAGAEVILFDEPTSSLDPEWVEEVLGLMKQLASERQTMMVVTHEMSFARDVADRVIFIDGGRIVEQGPPSEIFYNPKDPRTQDFLKKILATNPV; from the coding sequence ATGATCAAACTGGACTCGTTGAGCAAACATTTCGGCAAGACGGTGGTCCTCGACGGCATCGACCTTACCATCGAGAAGGGCGAAATCGTGGTGATCATCGGGCCTTCGGGAACCGGCAAATCCACCCTGCTGCGCTGCATCAATTTCCTGGAACAACCCACCGCCGGCACCATGACCGTGGGGGACCTCACCGTGGATGTGAAAAAAGCCAGCCGTGCGGAGATCCTCTCCATGCGGCGGCGAACCGCCTTCGTGTTCCAGAACTATGCGCTGTTTGCCAACAAGACGGCACTGCAGAACATTGCCGAACGCCTGCTGGTGGTGGATAAATGGCCCAAAGAAAAAGCGTACCGACGGGCGCGGGAGATCCTCGATCAGATCGGCCTGGGTGAGAAAGCAGATGCCTATCCTGCATCCATGTCCGGCGGCCAGCAGCAGCGGGTTGGTATCGGCCGTGCCATGGCCGCCGGTGCCGAGGTCATCCTGTTTGATGAGCCCACGTCGTCGCTGGACCCTGAGTGGGTAGAAGAAGTATTGGGGCTGATGAAGCAGCTGGCCTCAGAGCGCCAGACCATGATGGTGGTCACCCATGAAATGTCCTTTGCCAGGGACGTGGCTGACCGGGTGATCTTTATCGACGGTGGCCGGATTGTGGAGCAGGGGCCACCCAGCGAGATCTTCTATAACCCGAAAGATCCCCGAACCCAGGATTTTCTGAAGAAGATCCTCGCCACCAATCCTGTGTAA
- a CDS encoding PQQ-dependent sugar dehydrogenase: MDNLRQSNKWNAASTKTAFALAVATLLALLSACGGHARLPAHAGTGVDPELPQPPRNLFPTVEIAPAVGWTDGATPTPAANMEVTAFAEGLDHPRWLYVLPNGDVLVAETNAPPGKSGIDGIKGWVMKQVMKRAGAAVPSANRITLLRDTDGDGKAEFRSVFLQGLHSPFGMALVGDMFYVANANALLKVPYQSGETTITAAPVKVTDLPGKGDELNHHWTKSLLASADGAHLYVGVGANSNIAENGMQVEHKRAAILEVDTATGATRVFASGLRNPVGLDWEPHTGELWAVVNERDELGSDLVPDYLTSVRRDAFYGWPYSYYGQHVDERVSPQQPELVASAISPDFALGAHVAPLGLAFSSDGVAGYGEGAFVGLHGSWNRRPLNGYEVVFVPFTGGRPVGPMETVLSGFVDADRNARGRPVGVSLDGRGGLLVADDVGNSVWRVTAARDLEL, encoded by the coding sequence ATGGATAATCTTCGCCAATCCAATAAGTGGAACGCGGCCTCAACAAAGACGGCCTTCGCATTGGCAGTGGCGACACTGCTTGCCCTTCTGTCAGCTTGCGGAGGGCATGCACGGCTGCCTGCGCACGCCGGGACCGGCGTTGATCCGGAACTACCGCAGCCGCCCCGCAACTTGTTTCCCACCGTTGAGATCGCACCGGCGGTCGGGTGGACAGACGGCGCCACTCCAACCCCGGCCGCGAACATGGAGGTGACGGCCTTTGCCGAGGGCCTCGACCACCCGCGTTGGCTGTACGTCCTGCCAAATGGGGATGTGCTGGTCGCCGAGACCAACGCGCCACCGGGTAAAAGCGGCATCGACGGGATCAAGGGCTGGGTGATGAAACAGGTGATGAAGCGCGCCGGGGCCGCCGTGCCGAGCGCCAACCGCATTACCCTGTTACGAGATACCGACGGTGACGGCAAGGCCGAATTCCGCAGTGTGTTTCTCCAGGGCCTGCACTCACCGTTCGGCATGGCGCTGGTCGGGGACATGTTCTACGTGGCCAACGCTAATGCATTGTTGAAAGTGCCCTATCAAAGCGGTGAAACGACCATAACTGCCGCACCTGTCAAAGTTACTGACCTTCCCGGCAAGGGCGACGAGTTGAACCACCACTGGACCAAGAGTCTGCTCGCCAGTGCCGATGGTGCCCACCTGTATGTGGGCGTCGGAGCCAACAGCAACATCGCCGAGAACGGCATGCAGGTCGAACACAAGCGTGCGGCGATACTCGAGGTCGATACTGCCACCGGCGCTACGCGGGTATTCGCTTCAGGCCTGCGCAACCCGGTGGGCCTGGACTGGGAACCGCACACGGGCGAGCTGTGGGCGGTTGTCAACGAACGCGACGAACTCGGCAGCGATCTGGTGCCTGATTACCTGACCTCGGTCCGCCGGGACGCTTTCTACGGCTGGCCCTATAGCTACTACGGCCAGCACGTCGATGAGCGCGTTAGCCCCCAACAACCAGAGCTGGTGGCCAGCGCAATTTCGCCTGATTTCGCCCTCGGCGCGCACGTGGCACCGTTGGGTCTGGCTTTCAGTTCCGACGGCGTGGCCGGCTATGGCGAGGGCGCATTCGTCGGTTTGCATGGATCCTGGAACAGACGGCCACTGAATGGCTATGAAGTCGTCTTTGTACCCTTTACCGGAGGCCGGCCAGTCGGCCCGATGGAGACTGTGCTGTCCGGCTTCGTCGACGCGGACCGCAATGCCCGCGGGCGGCCTGTAGGGGTGTCCCTGGATGGGCGCGGGGGCCTGCTGGTTGCCGATGACGTTGGCAACTCAGTATGGCGAGTAACAGCAGCGCGCGACCTGGAGCTTTAA
- a CDS encoding ADP-ribosylglycohydrolase family protein: MTSNLSNNRKPAIIAALAGGWVADAASLGLHWLYDSPRILEIGGQSPEFLPPNADYFNGGFGYFAHEGKQSGDISHYGAATGVLTDSLLTREGSLDIRDYQRRFRAFFGPGGHWRGYIDNPTRVTLNNLNTIEQKAIEQAQSTTTAELTDKQKRVLVQKVLPYTRRLSGDQLAEPVRRAIDLTYHETEVQEAGVHIAETIDQHLLPESGADDMQLPAVSKLPPLVACYCGSDKLMEVTEAAVRVTNHNDEAVAWARCAARLLDHIFRGEPIPAALDAATPEAPDPESLNKARSGSLLDAVGTGNTFGRTCYLHEAMPVIFHILSHATSYTEAVRANIHCGGDSCGRAWIIGPVMAAIHGVGGERGIPLSWLARVTNAPDILTSIETLVNGR, from the coding sequence ATGACCAGCAACCTTTCCAACAACAGAAAACCCGCCATAATCGCCGCCCTCGCCGGCGGCTGGGTTGCAGACGCGGCCAGCCTGGGACTGCACTGGCTGTATGACAGCCCGCGCATTCTCGAAATTGGCGGCCAGTCACCGGAGTTCCTGCCCCCCAACGCCGATTATTTCAACGGCGGGTTCGGCTACTTTGCGCATGAGGGCAAACAGTCTGGTGATATCAGCCACTATGGTGCGGCCACTGGCGTGCTGACCGACAGCCTTCTGACCAGAGAAGGCTCCCTGGATATCCGGGATTACCAGCGCCGCTTTCGTGCTTTCTTTGGCCCTGGTGGTCATTGGCGGGGTTATATCGACAACCCTACCAGGGTGACCCTGAACAACCTGAACACCATCGAACAGAAAGCCATCGAACAGGCGCAATCAACCACCACTGCCGAACTGACCGATAAACAGAAACGGGTGCTGGTGCAGAAGGTGTTGCCCTACACCCGGCGTCTGAGTGGCGACCAGCTGGCGGAACCGGTTCGCAGGGCCATCGACCTGACCTATCATGAGACCGAGGTGCAGGAAGCAGGGGTTCATATTGCTGAAACCATCGATCAACACCTGTTGCCGGAAAGCGGCGCCGACGATATGCAGCTGCCCGCCGTGTCCAAATTGCCACCGCTGGTTGCCTGCTATTGCGGCAGCGATAAGCTGATGGAGGTTACCGAAGCCGCTGTGCGGGTGACCAATCACAATGACGAGGCCGTAGCCTGGGCAAGATGCGCAGCACGACTTCTGGACCATATTTTCAGGGGTGAGCCGATCCCGGCAGCTCTGGACGCTGCTACCCCGGAAGCACCAGATCCGGAAAGTCTCAACAAAGCCCGGTCCGGTTCCCTGCTGGATGCGGTGGGGACTGGCAACACCTTTGGCCGCACCTGTTATCTGCACGAAGCCATGCCGGTGATCTTTCATATCCTGAGTCATGCCACGAGCTATACCGAGGCGGTTCGCGCCAATATCCATTGCGGCGGCGATTCCTGTGGCCGGGCCTGGATCATCGGGCCGGTCATGGCGGCAATACATGGCGTGGGCGGCGAGCGCGGCATACCCCTGAGCTGGTTGGCGCGCGTAACCAATGCCCCTGATATCCTCACGAGTATTGAGACGCTGGTTAACGGCCGATGA